The Miltoncostaea oceani genome includes a region encoding these proteins:
- a CDS encoding diguanylate cyclase produces the protein MDPHPHAAGRRRHRPAAWRGRPPAARGRPDGSRDIEVAHDIARAVGGIVDLDQVFRTAVEALADHLGDDGVAILRCDDHARRLLLAASAGPLRIDADYVQDLDSGLLGHAVRSGRPVVTGDAANDPRCVRAPGMESLRSEVVMPLRTRDGSVRAVLDVTSSRRARFGPREVSLLGTVAAALEGGITAAGLYQDLGDRAARDPLTGLPNHRVFHERLEVEVARAARHGRPLSVALIDLDHFTLVNDAHGHQSGDRVLVEVAARLTALARAEDVVGRVGGEEFALILPESDALSAYAAAERARNAVAATPFGEVGPLTASIGICDMTHASTSAELLRLADGALYWAKAHGRDVTYLYSPDVVHELSAEERAERLERAQALAALRALARAVDAKDRSTREHSTRVASLAHALARRRGWSPEDARDLRRAGLLHDVGKIGVPDAILLKPGPLTPDETGRVRDHAALGAEIVAELLPDAQVAWVRHQERWDGAGYPDGIAGDTIPEGARLIAVADAWDVMTSDRPYRAALAPAVAEAEILRLTGSQFCPDAVAALRAVLAAGDLVVDAAEERPWALSGLRV, from the coding sequence CTCGACCAGGTGTTCCGGACCGCCGTCGAGGCCCTCGCCGACCACCTCGGCGACGACGGCGTCGCGATCCTCCGCTGCGACGACCACGCCCGGCGCCTGCTGCTCGCCGCGTCCGCCGGGCCCCTGCGCATCGACGCCGACTACGTCCAGGACCTCGACAGCGGCCTCCTCGGCCACGCCGTCCGGTCGGGCCGGCCCGTCGTCACGGGCGACGCGGCGAACGACCCGCGCTGCGTCCGGGCGCCGGGCATGGAGTCGCTGCGCTCCGAGGTCGTGATGCCCCTCCGCACACGCGACGGCTCCGTGCGCGCCGTCCTCGACGTCACGTCGTCGCGGCGCGCGCGCTTCGGGCCGCGCGAGGTGTCGCTGCTCGGCACCGTGGCCGCCGCGCTCGAGGGCGGCATCACCGCGGCGGGGCTCTACCAGGACCTCGGTGACCGCGCGGCCCGCGACCCCCTCACCGGGCTGCCGAACCACCGCGTCTTCCACGAGCGGCTCGAGGTGGAGGTGGCCCGCGCCGCCCGCCACGGACGGCCCCTCAGCGTCGCCCTCATCGACCTCGACCACTTCACGCTCGTCAACGACGCCCACGGCCACCAGTCGGGGGACCGCGTCCTCGTCGAGGTCGCCGCCCGCCTGACGGCGCTCGCGCGCGCCGAGGACGTCGTCGGGCGGGTCGGCGGCGAGGAGTTCGCGCTGATCCTCCCCGAGAGCGACGCGCTGTCGGCGTACGCGGCGGCGGAGAGGGCCCGCAACGCCGTGGCCGCGACGCCGTTCGGCGAGGTCGGGCCGCTGACGGCCTCCATCGGGATCTGCGACATGACACATGCCTCCACCAGCGCGGAGCTCCTGCGCCTCGCCGACGGCGCCCTCTACTGGGCGAAGGCCCACGGCCGGGACGTGACCTACCTCTACTCCCCCGACGTCGTGCACGAGCTCTCGGCCGAGGAGCGCGCCGAGCGGCTCGAGCGCGCGCAGGCGCTCGCCGCGCTGCGGGCCCTGGCGCGCGCGGTGGACGCGAAGGACCGGTCGACCCGCGAGCACTCGACGCGGGTCGCGTCCCTCGCGCACGCCCTCGCCCGGCGGCGCGGGTGGAGCCCCGAGGACGCCCGCGACCTGCGCCGCGCCGGGCTGCTGCACGACGTCGGCAAGATCGGGGTGCCCGACGCGATCCTCCTGAAGCCGGGGCCCTTGACGCCCGACGAGACCGGGCGGGTGCGCGACCACGCCGCCCTCGGCGCCGAGATCGTCGCGGAGCTGCTCCCCGACGCGCAGGTCGCGTGGGTCCGCCACCAGGAACGCTGGGACGGCGCCGGGTACCCGGACGGCATCGCCGGGGACACGATCCCCGAGGGTGCCCGCCTGATCGCCGTCGCCGACGCCTGGGACGTGATGACGTCGGACCGGCCGTACCGCGCCGCCCTCGCGCCGGCGGTCGCCGAGGCCGAGATCCTCCGGCTCACCGGGAGCCAGTTCTGCCCGGACGCCGTCGCGGCACTCCGCGCCGTGCTCGCCGCGGGCGACCTGGTCGTCGACGCCGCCGAGGAGCGGCCGTGGGCGCTGTCGGGCCTGCGCGTCTGA
- a CDS encoding SCO family protein: MRSLSAGCAALAAALALLAGCASDDPPDAAAPATAATTGADTAGRAGTDHVATDHDGHAIGPVTYEGGTISPVRQAPPLKLRDIDGRMVDIRDLRGAPVLVTFVYANCPDVCPLIMNSLAEARRDAGKAGRATRVIAVSVDPAGDTPAVVRRFLDQRGVAGFVDYLIGSRPALERTWADWGVATDVPTDDPELIEHTSLIYGVSASGELVTAYPVGFESAAVARDLPRLAAS, encoded by the coding sequence ATGAGGTCGTTGTCCGCTGGATGCGCCGCGCTCGCGGCCGCCCTCGCCCTGCTGGCCGGCTGCGCCTCCGACGACCCGCCCGACGCGGCGGCGCCGGCGACGGCCGCGACCACCGGCGCCGACACCGCCGGGCGCGCCGGGACGGACCACGTCGCGACCGACCACGACGGCCACGCCATCGGCCCGGTCACGTACGAGGGCGGCACGATCAGCCCCGTCCGGCAGGCGCCACCGCTGAAGCTGCGCGACATCGACGGCCGCATGGTCGACATCCGCGACCTGCGCGGCGCGCCCGTCCTCGTCACGTTCGTCTACGCCAACTGCCCGGACGTCTGCCCGCTGATCATGAACAGCCTCGCGGAGGCGCGCCGCGACGCCGGGAAGGCCGGGAGGGCCACCCGCGTGATCGCCGTGTCCGTCGACCCGGCGGGCGACACCCCCGCCGTGGTGCGCCGCTTCCTCGACCAGCGCGGGGTCGCCGGCTTCGTCGACTACCTGATCGGCTCCCGTCCGGCGCTGGAGCGGACGTGGGCGGACTGGGGCGTCGCGACCGACGTCCCGACGGACGACCCGGAGCTCATCGAGCACACGTCGCTGATCTACGGCGTCAGCGCCTCGGGCGAGCTCGTGACCGCCTACCCCGTCGGCTTCGAGTCCGCGGCCGTCGCCCGGGACCTGCCCCGCCTGGCGGCCTCCTGA
- a CDS encoding cupredoxin domain-containing protein codes for MNEPRRWSWRGAVAVCAGLAVGLLAPSLAAGAPASVTAGGFNGPLAVGYNTFHPRTVTVEQGGSVKFLIEGFHTVTFPKKGTKLIPLVLPGSAQNPVTNDPAGQPYWWGGTTPALGINPVAPAPSGGTKVTGARTVSSGFVGGRRPSFTVTFPKTGSFQVRCIVHPRMRGTVKVVKKGSAAADTAAEVARRAKRDEAADLKAAKRTARTAGARAATAPVLIGPGDSRQEAFRFFPAASTVAPGGTVLFRMAGANEIHTVTFGPSAFLDAVGKRTFEGQGLALDPEGAYPSDPPPAVPSYLPTLHGNGYLNSGVLTEPGDPGTHDFRVTFPVAGVYQYRCLVHSDMRGQVTVG; via the coding sequence ATGAACGAGCCCAGGCGGTGGTCATGGCGAGGGGCGGTGGCGGTCTGCGCCGGCCTGGCCGTGGGACTGCTCGCGCCGTCCCTCGCGGCGGGGGCACCGGCATCGGTCACGGCGGGCGGCTTCAACGGCCCGCTGGCGGTCGGGTACAACACGTTCCATCCACGGACCGTCACCGTGGAGCAGGGCGGCTCGGTGAAGTTCCTCATCGAGGGCTTCCACACGGTCACGTTCCCGAAGAAGGGGACCAAGCTCATCCCGCTCGTGCTCCCGGGGTCGGCGCAGAACCCGGTCACGAACGACCCGGCGGGGCAGCCCTACTGGTGGGGCGGGACGACCCCGGCCCTCGGCATCAACCCCGTCGCCCCGGCGCCCTCGGGCGGCACCAAGGTCACGGGCGCACGCACGGTCAGCTCGGGCTTCGTCGGAGGACGCCGGCCGAGCTTCACCGTCACGTTCCCGAAGACCGGCTCCTTCCAGGTGCGCTGCATCGTGCACCCCCGGATGCGCGGGACGGTGAAGGTCGTGAAGAAGGGCTCCGCCGCGGCCGACACGGCCGCCGAGGTGGCCCGCAGGGCGAAGCGCGACGAGGCCGCCGACCTGAAGGCCGCGAAGCGCACGGCGCGCACCGCCGGTGCCCGGGCGGCCACGGCCCCCGTGCTGATCGGCCCCGGCGACAGCCGCCAGGAGGCGTTCCGGTTCTTCCCCGCGGCGTCGACCGTCGCCCCGGGCGGGACCGTGCTGTTCCGCATGGCGGGCGCGAACGAGATCCACACCGTCACGTTCGGGCCGAGCGCATTCCTGGACGCGGTCGGCAAGCGCACCTTCGAGGGGCAGGGCCTCGCGCTCGACCCCGAGGGGGCGTACCCGAGTGACCCGCCGCCGGCGGTCCCCTCGTACCTGCCCACCCTCCACGGCAACGGGTACCTCAACAGCGGGGTCCTGACGGAACCCGGCGACCCGGGGACGCACGACTTCCGGGTGACCTTCCCGGTCGCGGGCGTCTACCAGTACCGCTGCCTCGTCCACTCGGACATGAGGGGCCAGGTCACTGTCGGATAG
- a CDS encoding cupredoxin domain-containing protein yields MIAAAVAHPPPETGAALTRTVSMDDAGFSPAALVAAPGTAITWVNVGRNRHTVTAGDGAFGSGGLAPGASFRLTAPATTGVYAYHCSFHGYMRGTLTVSLVSLTTPPTVIAGRRPMLAGVVPGVAAGTVVRVERRVPGAWVEVGAAAVDAAGGYRISGPALTGRTAFRAVVGDDLSPSVRATARPHVAVRRTGPRLRVAVEPAGGAHHVHLERLDLDTYRWTEVATRPLAAGRAAFRLRAPGVYRAAVPAHRGLEAAASRDVPFRAAAFRQ; encoded by the coding sequence GTGATCGCCGCCGCCGTCGCCCACCCGCCGCCGGAGACCGGCGCCGCGCTGACGCGGACGGTGTCGATGGACGACGCGGGCTTCTCACCCGCCGCCCTGGTGGCCGCGCCGGGCACGGCGATCACCTGGGTCAACGTGGGCCGCAACCGCCACACCGTCACTGCCGGTGACGGCGCCTTCGGCTCGGGCGGCCTCGCCCCCGGGGCCTCCTTCCGGCTGACGGCCCCCGCGACCACCGGCGTCTACGCCTACCACTGCTCGTTCCACGGCTACATGCGGGGGACGCTGACCGTCTCGCTCGTGTCGCTCACCACGCCCCCCACCGTCATCGCCGGGCGGCGGCCGATGCTCGCCGGCGTCGTCCCCGGCGTCGCCGCAGGCACCGTCGTCCGCGTCGAGCGGCGGGTGCCGGGGGCGTGGGTGGAGGTCGGCGCCGCCGCCGTCGACGCCGCCGGCGGGTACCGCATCAGCGGGCCGGCGCTGACCGGTCGCACCGCGTTCCGCGCCGTCGTCGGCGACGACCTCAGCCCGAGCGTCCGGGCGACCGCACGCCCCCACGTCGCGGTGCGCCGCACCGGGCCGCGGCTGCGGGTGGCGGTCGAGCCGGCAGGTGGCGCCCACCACGTCCACCTGGAGCGCCTCGACCTCGACACGTACCGCTGGACGGAGGTCGCGACGCGACCGCTCGCGGCGGGCCGCGCCGCCTTCCGCCTGCGCGCCCCGGGGGTCTACCGGGCGGCCGTCCCCGCGCACCGCGGCCTGGAGGCCGCCGCCTCGCGGGACGTCCCGTTCCGCGCCGCCGCCTTCCGGCAGTAG
- a CDS encoding RraA family protein, producing the protein MSCSAICDAMMRRHGHRAHVTDLVSPAPERGLLGPAVTMQFMPLRADLLDAARHDFSALLDAAVAGRDPEGCVLVVSSWGHPDQPVAGGKKLSRLANLGLAGLVADARLRDFAEVVDLGLAAWCRGETVRQGGDVIMPWAADVPVAVGGVTVVPGDQVYADASGAVVIPADDLRPILEEAARIEERDAAEVARMRRADAARGR; encoded by the coding sequence GTGAGCTGCTCGGCGATCTGCGACGCGATGATGCGGCGGCACGGCCACCGGGCGCACGTGACCGACCTCGTCAGCCCGGCCCCGGAGCGGGGACTGCTCGGCCCGGCGGTGACGATGCAGTTCATGCCGCTGCGGGCCGACCTGCTCGACGCCGCCCGCCACGACTTCTCGGCCCTGCTCGACGCGGCCGTCGCGGGCCGGGACCCGGAGGGCTGCGTGCTGGTGGTGTCGAGCTGGGGCCATCCCGACCAGCCCGTCGCCGGCGGGAAGAAGCTCTCGCGGCTCGCGAACCTCGGGCTCGCGGGGCTCGTCGCCGACGCGCGGCTGCGCGACTTCGCGGAGGTCGTGGACCTCGGCCTCGCCGCCTGGTGCCGGGGCGAGACGGTGCGCCAGGGCGGCGACGTGATCATGCCGTGGGCCGCCGACGTGCCCGTCGCCGTCGGCGGGGTGACGGTGGTCCCCGGCGACCAGGTCTACGCCGACGCGTCCGGGGCGGTCGTCATCCCCGCCGACGACCTGCGGCCGATCCTCGAGGAGGCCGCGCGCATCGAGGAGCGCGACGCCGCCGAGGTCGCCCGCATGCGCCGGGCGGACGCCGCCCGCGGGCGGTGA
- a CDS encoding beta-ketoacyl-[acyl-carrier-protein] synthase family protein: MRRRVVITGAGVVSPIGAGVADFWDALAAGRSGAAHVELEAVGTICGFPVTEGEDARERFGQRDARRMDRAGRFAAVAGALALEDAGTLGIEPERIGVSVGSVHGGADTLLEAHRAFLERGPDRVGPLSIPLSLANHPCASVARVLGLRGPTSSPATACAAGSDAIGAALSLLREGRADAMIAGGSDAPLSPLVIAGYQRVGALSPSTRPPGESSSPFDVARDGFVMGEGAGVLLLEEREHALARGARIYAELTGYGSSCDAGHLTDPDATGEGPSRAMAIAIADAGLTPADVGYVNAHATSTMAGDIAESRALTRAGLGGAAISSTKSAHGHALGGAGGVEAVATLMAFARDLLPATLNLRDPDPEAPFDHVLEPRAVQVAHAASNSFGFGGHNACLVLSRHTGA; this comes from the coding sequence GTGCGCCGACGGGTCGTCATCACCGGAGCAGGAGTCGTCAGCCCGATCGGTGCCGGGGTGGCCGACTTCTGGGATGCCCTGGCCGCCGGGCGCTCGGGGGCCGCGCACGTCGAGCTGGAGGCCGTCGGCACCATCTGCGGCTTCCCGGTGACCGAGGGCGAGGACGCCCGCGAGCGCTTCGGCCAGCGCGACGCCCGCCGCATGGACCGCGCCGGCCGCTTCGCCGCCGTCGCCGGGGCCCTGGCCCTGGAGGACGCGGGGACGCTCGGCATCGAGCCCGAGCGGATCGGCGTCTCGGTCGGCAGCGTGCACGGGGGCGCCGACACCCTGCTCGAGGCGCACCGGGCCTTCCTGGAGCGCGGCCCCGACCGCGTCGGGCCCCTCTCGATCCCCCTGTCGCTGGCGAACCACCCCTGCGCGAGCGTCGCGCGGGTGCTCGGCCTGCGCGGCCCGACGTCGTCGCCCGCCACGGCCTGCGCCGCCGGCTCCGACGCGATCGGCGCCGCCCTGTCGCTGCTGCGCGAGGGCCGGGCCGACGCGATGATCGCGGGCGGCTCCGACGCCCCGCTGTCGCCGCTCGTGATCGCCGGCTACCAGCGCGTCGGGGCGCTCAGCCCGAGCACGCGCCCGCCCGGCGAGTCGTCGTCGCCGTTCGACGTCGCACGGGACGGCTTCGTGATGGGCGAGGGCGCGGGGGTGCTGCTGCTGGAGGAGCGCGAGCACGCCCTGGCGCGCGGGGCCCGCATCTACGCCGAGCTCACCGGCTACGGCAGCTCCTGCGACGCCGGGCATCTGACCGACCCCGACGCGACCGGCGAGGGCCCCTCCCGGGCGATGGCGATCGCCATCGCCGACGCCGGCCTGACGCCCGCCGACGTCGGGTACGTCAACGCCCACGCCACCTCGACGATGGCCGGCGACATCGCGGAGTCGCGCGCCCTGACCCGCGCGGGCCTCGGCGGCGCGGCGATCTCCTCCACCAAGTCGGCCCACGGGCACGCCCTGGGCGGTGCCGGCGGCGTCGAGGCCGTGGCGACGTTGATGGCCTTCGCACGCGACCTGCTGCCGGCGACGCTGAACCTGCGCGACCCCGACCCCGAGGCGCCGTTCGACCACGTCCTCGAGCCGCGCGCCGTGCAGGTCGCCCACGCGGCCTCGAACTCGTTCGGTTTCGGCGGGCACAACGCCTGCCTGGTGCTGAGCCGCCACACCGGGGCCTGA
- a CDS encoding MFS transporter: MTRRLATTGLFVVNGAVIGVWVSQIPAIQRRFDLSSGVMGLILLCMSVAVIVVVPIAGQAVARRGSAPVAVAGGVACLVTVTLPVLAPHPVLVAAGLVLLGAASAAMDVAMNSHGVAIEAASERPVMSSLHAGWALGGAAGAAAGAAGTALGLDGAVTVALVAAALAVHLAACARHLGAGSTAEGADAPRFTLPSRGVALLAALCLLTMMTEGAMADWSGIYMDSDLGASAALAAASYAVFTGGMTVGRLVGDRINRRIGPVHLLRGGALLTAAPLAVMLLGGSAALALPCLFLVGLGVANGVPLMFSAAGRRPDTAPGPGIAAVSSTGSIGFLLGPPLIGFLAGATSLPWALGVLVPAALAVLLLAGRAAGPAPAGPLTDAAGVLGSG; the protein is encoded by the coding sequence GTGACGCGCCGTCTCGCCACCACCGGCCTGTTCGTGGTCAACGGCGCCGTGATCGGGGTGTGGGTCTCCCAGATCCCCGCGATCCAGCGCCGGTTCGACCTGTCCTCCGGCGTGATGGGGCTGATCCTGCTGTGCATGTCGGTCGCGGTGATCGTGGTGGTCCCGATCGCGGGGCAGGCGGTCGCGCGCCGCGGCTCGGCCCCCGTCGCCGTCGCGGGCGGCGTCGCCTGCCTCGTGACGGTGACCCTGCCGGTGCTCGCCCCCCACCCCGTCCTCGTCGCCGCCGGCCTGGTGCTGCTGGGGGCGGCGAGCGCGGCGATGGACGTCGCGATGAACAGCCACGGCGTCGCGATCGAGGCGGCGTCGGAGCGTCCGGTCATGTCGTCGCTGCACGCCGGGTGGGCGCTCGGCGGCGCGGCCGGCGCGGCGGCGGGTGCGGCGGGGACCGCGCTCGGCCTCGACGGGGCGGTCACCGTCGCCCTCGTGGCGGCCGCCCTGGCGGTGCACCTCGCCGCCTGCGCCCGGCACCTCGGCGCCGGCTCGACGGCGGAGGGCGCGGACGCCCCGCGGTTCACCCTCCCGTCCCGCGGGGTGGCCCTGCTCGCCGCCCTGTGCCTGCTGACGATGATGACCGAGGGCGCCATGGCCGACTGGAGCGGCATCTACATGGACTCCGACCTCGGGGCGAGCGCCGCGCTGGCGGCGGCGTCGTACGCCGTCTTCACCGGCGGGATGACCGTCGGGCGCCTCGTGGGCGACCGGATCAACCGGCGGATCGGGCCGGTGCACCTGCTGCGTGGCGGGGCGCTGCTCACCGCCGCGCCGCTCGCCGTGATGCTGCTGGGCGGCTCCGCCGCCCTCGCGCTCCCCTGCCTGTTCCTCGTCGGGCTCGGGGTCGCGAACGGCGTGCCGCTGATGTTCAGCGCGGCGGGCCGGCGGCCCGACACCGCCCCGGGACCGGGGATCGCGGCGGTCTCGTCGACCGGGTCGATCGGGTTCCTGCTCGGTCCCCCGCTGATCGGGTTCCTGGCGGGGGCGACGTCGCTGCCGTGGGCGCTGGGGGTGCTGGTGCCGGCGGCGCTGGCGGTGCTGCTGCTGGCCGGCCGTGCCGCGGGTCCGGCGCCGGCGGGGCCGCTGACGGACGCGGCGGGGGTGCTCGGGTCGGGCTGA
- a CDS encoding glutathione S-transferase N-terminal domain-containing protein codes for MPPARLYHRWKCPWCAAARQAIENVGAPVELVEVPHPRDARDEVEAVSGQRRVPVLVDGDVVVIDSRRIVRHLYATYGDQAFARSIGELDDDIAMDGEAAGADGAACEMPRPEA; via the coding sequence GTGCCGCCGGCCCGTCTCTACCACCGCTGGAAGTGCCCCTGGTGCGCCGCGGCCCGCCAGGCGATCGAGAACGTCGGCGCCCCCGTCGAGCTGGTCGAGGTGCCGCACCCGCGCGACGCGCGCGATGAGGTGGAGGCCGTCAGCGGCCAGCGCCGCGTGCCGGTCCTCGTCGACGGCGACGTCGTCGTGATCGACTCCCGCCGCATCGTCCGGCACCTCTACGCCACGTACGGGGACCAGGCGTTCGCCCGCTCCATCGGCGAGCTCGACGACGACATCGCCATGGACGGCGAGGCCGCCGGCGCCGACGGCGCGGCGTGCGAGATGCCGCGGCCGGAGGCCTGA
- a CDS encoding cold-shock protein, translating to MPEGVVKWFSQEKGYGFITPDDGGKDLFVHFSEIQGSGFRNLDEGQRVSFESQEGPKGPQAANVSGL from the coding sequence ATGCCCGAAGGCGTCGTGAAGTGGTTCTCGCAGGAGAAGGGTTACGGGTTCATCACCCCGGACGACGGAGGCAAGGACCTCTTCGTCCACTTCTCCGAGATCCAGGGCTCCGGCTTCCGGAACCTGGACGAGGGCCAGCGGGTCAGCTTCGAGAGCCAGGAGGGCCCGAAGGGTCCCCAGGCGGCGAACGTCTCCGGCCTCTAG
- a CDS encoding YhjD/YihY/BrkB family envelope integrity protein produces MRGTPSSGGDDDGADRPAGPGRVAAARRRMAALADASRRRADDARAWAEEARGRSPVVARAFDVAEHDRAHLGGLLAGAVAYRLFLWLLPFSLLLVGLLGAITDLDESAVGDASTDIGLQGALAEIITEGAQQRGWWIAVVIGLGGTLYAGLGAVRALRISHAAAWGIQPRRASSLVNGSLILLAAGLGLIAMSVVIGWLRARSGLGGLVASLAIVVIYFTVWLRISVHLPRRPTPTRALLPGAVLVAVGVEGLHLFTSYYLAGQAERVASVYGTIGVALTLLLWLFIVARLMVGSAILNAALWDRRRETTP; encoded by the coding sequence ATGAGGGGGACCCCCTCGTCCGGGGGCGACGACGACGGCGCCGACCGCCCGGCCGGACCCGGGCGCGTCGCGGCGGCCCGCCGCCGGATGGCCGCCCTCGCCGACGCCTCGCGGCGCCGTGCCGACGATGCGCGGGCGTGGGCCGAGGAGGCCCGTGGCCGCTCGCCGGTCGTCGCCCGCGCCTTCGACGTCGCCGAGCACGACCGGGCCCACCTCGGCGGCCTCCTCGCCGGCGCCGTCGCCTACCGGCTGTTCCTCTGGCTGCTGCCGTTCTCCCTGCTGCTCGTCGGCCTGCTCGGCGCGATCACCGACCTCGACGAGTCGGCGGTGGGTGACGCGTCGACGGACATCGGCCTGCAGGGGGCCCTCGCGGAGATCATCACCGAGGGCGCGCAGCAGAGGGGGTGGTGGATCGCCGTGGTCATCGGGCTGGGCGGCACCCTCTACGCCGGCCTGGGCGCGGTGCGCGCGTTGCGCATCAGCCACGCGGCCGCGTGGGGGATCCAGCCCCGCCGGGCCTCGAGCCTCGTGAACGGCTCGCTGATCCTCCTCGCGGCGGGCCTGGGGCTGATCGCGATGTCGGTGGTGATCGGCTGGCTCCGCGCGCGGTCCGGGCTCGGAGGGCTCGTCGCGAGCCTCGCGATCGTCGTCATCTACTTCACGGTGTGGCTGCGGATCTCGGTCCACCTGCCCCGCCGCCCCACCCCGACCCGGGCGCTGCTGCCCGGGGCGGTGCTGGTCGCCGTCGGCGTGGAGGGCCTGCACCTGTTCACCTCCTACTACCTGGCGGGTCAGGCGGAGCGGGTGGCGTCGGTGTACGGCACGATCGGGGTGGCCCTGACCCTGCTGCTCTGGCTGTTCATCGTGGCCCGCCTGATGGTCGGCTCCGCCATCCTCAACGCCGCGCTCTGGGACCGGCGGCGGGAGACCACCCCGTGA
- a CDS encoding PLD nuclease N-terminal domain-containing protein, translated as MDDFGVLDLIWSVIVIYAVLFLLMTLFSIVVDLFRDREASGPKKAAWLIFLLVLPIIGALVYLIARGQGMAERAIQHQRAARTEFDTYVKDVAGSGGPAQEIAAAKALRDDGTITEEEFAALKAKALA; from the coding sequence ATGGACGACTTCGGAGTGCTCGACCTGATCTGGAGCGTGATCGTGATCTATGCGGTGCTGTTCCTGCTGATGACGCTCTTCTCGATCGTCGTGGACCTGTTCCGGGACCGCGAGGCCTCGGGGCCGAAGAAGGCCGCGTGGCTGATCTTCCTGCTCGTCCTGCCGATCATCGGGGCGCTCGTCTACCTGATCGCGCGGGGACAGGGCATGGCGGAGCGGGCGATCCAGCACCAGCGCGCCGCCCGGACCGAGTTCGACACGTACGTGAAGGACGTCGCCGGGTCGGGGGGACCGGCCCAGGAGATCGCCGCCGCGAAGGCCCTGCGGGACGACGGCACGATCACCGAGGAGGAGTTCGCCGCGCTGAAGGCCAAGGCGCTGGCCTGA
- a CDS encoding PaaI family thioesterase translates to MSEQTPAAVAAGFNALVGLVEGEIADGRATITLEAGDDHLNPAGTVHGGAIATLVDLAMGRALASLIDGDERPVTIEMKVNYLEAGRPGLLTAEARVSRRGRLFTVVHAEVTQQQDDGEETVAEAMGTFTTI, encoded by the coding sequence ATGAGCGAACAGACCCCCGCGGCGGTCGCCGCCGGCTTCAACGCCCTCGTCGGGCTCGTCGAGGGAGAGATCGCCGACGGCCGCGCGACGATCACGCTCGAGGCAGGCGACGACCACCTCAACCCGGCGGGGACGGTGCACGGCGGCGCGATCGCCACCCTCGTGGACCTCGCGATGGGCCGGGCCCTCGCGAGCCTGATCGACGGCGACGAACGCCCCGTCACGATCGAGATGAAGGTGAACTACCTCGAGGCCGGCCGGCCCGGCCTGCTGACCGCCGAGGCCCGCGTCAGCCGACGTGGCCGCCTGTTCACGGTGGTCCACGCGGAGGTCACCCAGCAGCAGGACGACGGCGAGGAGACCGTCGCCGAGGCCATGGGGACCTTCACCACCATCTGA